One stretch of Rhinatrema bivittatum chromosome 8, aRhiBiv1.1, whole genome shotgun sequence DNA includes these proteins:
- the GAS2L2 gene encoding GAS2-like protein 2 isoform X1, with the protein MPGLSYDCGYPFSFYSFPSLCSPLFIISLHLFPSIFLLSLFSSYSVLESLVLFLFFSLLTTFFPLCLRPSPFSLSLTYCFPFCPSPSRSLPHLTSSHLLFPLPSYVSLSLPPLLFSPTPPEVLMFETEDLVLRKNEKHFILCLLELARRASRFGVSAPVLIQMEEEIEEEMREEMDLPPPETPIPKPPRPQRKLCDFKNLDQMVQYLVSRCSCPVQFSMVKVSEGKYRVGDSSTLIFVRILRKHVMVRVGGGWDTLEHYLDKHDPCRCTSLSHKQALKSGSGPKQAAPVHEIKARLMPHPDHSNKPQATLIVSRSQSPLPPVDWRTYTPGSPSWKATSSSPERSVRVAGCRDPLRQSDHHRTDRARGKERSSALLQRQLPGDERTDFQQIASCSSSRDSSRVSVSSETSQLTGSEEETSRASESPRGREEAGLTPVHPSKKELVGKDGVLIQSLRSQVTVPKDSTQLGPKLTAQQGPKLQDSRTQGAASPIKQLYSSPQPCSKGPVQSLKTKQDGIQNHSTVRAPSPVKQVSHLPKPDNQRRLEMKSASGFSRPATPSRSYQDESLARNGYKGPGGDPSSVAVHQKPKTTQSADGLQDQRGCPSVSQERSSPAFQTNTNRLSWPEQGNHSKQSNRACVKECESPKDNSRGGSFPEYTPLPINPEQEKQLYRSLEDEILSNIKVLEGDSDESSSLENHPGDIRSKYRPVSNTAVHNESAFEDSIASASSCPISLMTLAEGVPRSGVYIDTKWQMNGSYDNVIAELSKGHKTLNSVDVESWIAKIPPKELPPSAHEQSSSLPNETKKNKEPLEMEKTYTKRKTVTIETKGLARPRRLPSQRARRAPTEVNRHFIASQTMPDGQKPSNVPPDQAGNLQGFKPKRSLKKPERVPSIYKLKLRPKMRPRKDNRPEKQPSRIPTPVTYRHLKNTANAKGLEKGASSRTSRQQTLTSQGHKNQKKALNTAASVEDTKSEEGITPSKSRVSPRAKSSGREKADDDEESWV; encoded by the exons ATGCCCGGCCTCTCTTATGACTGTGGATATCCTTTCTCTTTCTattcctttccttctctctgtTCTCCTCTTTTCATAATTTCTCTCCATCtctttccttccatctttcttctttccctcttctcctcctattCTGTTTTGGAGTCCCttgtcctctttctttttttttctctcctcaccACTTTCTTTCCCCTTTGCCTTCGtccatcccctttctctctctcccttacttatTGCTTCCCGTTTTGCCCCTCTCCCTCTCGTTCCCTGCCTCACCTGAcctcttctcatctcctctttcccctcccttcctacgtctctctctctctcccccctctccttttctctcccacTCCCCCAGAAGTGCTGATGTTTGAGACAGAGGACCTGGTGCTGAGGAAGAACGAGAAGCACTTCATCCTGTGCCTGCTGGAGCTGGCCCGCCGGGCATCCCGCTTCGGGGTGAGCGCCCCCGTCCTCATCCAGATGGAAGAGGAGATTGAGGAGGAGATGCGGGAGGAGATGGACCTGCCGCCCCCGGAGACCCCGATCCCCAAGCCCCCCAGGCCCCAGCGGAAGCTCTGTGACTTCAaaaacctggaccagatg GTGCAGTACCTGGTTAGCCGCTGCTCATGTCCTGTGCAGTTTTCCATGGTTAAGGTCTCGGAGGGGAAGTACCGAGTAGGAGATTCCAGCACTTTAATATTTGTCAGG ATCCTGAGGAAGCACGTGATGGTGCGAGTGGGAGGTGGCTGGGACACCCTGGAGCACTACCTGGACAAGCATGACCCGTGTCGCTGCACCTCGCTCT CTCACAAACAAGCGTTGAAGTCAGGGAGCGGCCCGAAGCAAGCGGCACCTGTTCACGAGATCAAAGCTCGCCtgatgccccacccagaccactcgAATAAGCCCCAAGCCACCCTGATCGTGAGCAGATCCCAGAGCCCACTGCCCCCTGTGGACTGGAGGACTTACACACCAGGTAGCCCAAGCTGGAaggccacctcctcctccccagaGAGAAGCGTCAGGGTGGCAGGGTGCAGGGACCCCCTGCGGCAGTCTGACCACCACAGAACCGATCGAGCCAG GGGGAAGGAAAGGTCTTCTGCTCTCCTACAGAGACAGCTGCCGGGGGACGAGAGAACTGACTTTCAGCAAATTGCTTCCTGCAGTAGCAGTCGAGATAGCTCCCGTGTCTCGGTATCCTCGGAGACATCTCAGCTAACAGGAAGTGAAGAAGAGACCTCCAGGGCCTCAGAGTCACCacgtggaagagaggaggcgggtCTAACTCCTGTGCATCCCAGTAAGAAAGAACTAGTGGGAAAAGACGGCGTACTCATACAGAGCCTCAGGTCACAAGTGACTGTGCCAAAAGACAGTACCCAGCTAGGGCCAAAATTAACTGCTCAGCAGGGTCCCAAGCTTCAAGACTCAAGGACCCAAGGTGCTGCCAGCCCCATCAAGCAGCTTTATAGCTCTCCCCAGCCATGCAGCAAAGGACCTGTGCAGAGCCTGAAGACAAAGCAAGATGGCATTCAGAACCACAGCACTGTGCGCGCTCCCTCCCCTGTTAAGCAAGTGAGTCATCTGCCAAAACCTGACAATCAAAGGAGACTCGAAATGAAATCAGCCTCAGGATTCAGCAGGCCAGCTACTCCCAGCAGGAGCTACCAGGATGAGTCCCTAGCCAGAAACGGATATAAAGGCCCAGGTGGTGACCCGTCAAGCGTTGCTGTACATCAGAAACCTAAGACAACACAGAGTGCAGATGGTCTGCAGGATCAGAGAGGATGCCCCAGTGTCAGCCAGGAAAGATCATCTCCCGCATTTCAAACTAACACAAACAGATTGAGTTGGCCAGAACAGGGAAACCATTCTAAGCAGTCCAACCGAGCTTGCGTAAAGGAATGCGAAAGTCCTAAAGACAACTCCAGGGGTGGAAGTTTTCCAGAGTACACACCTTTACCCATCAACCCAGAACAAGAGAAGCAACTGTACAGGAGTCTGGAGGATGAGATCTTGTCCAACATCAAGGTATTGGAAGGCGATTCTGATGAAAGCAGCAGTCTAGAGAACCATCCTGGAGATATAAGGTCCAAGTACAGACCTGTGAGCAACACAGCAGTCCATAATGAAAGTGCATTCGAGGATTCCATAGCCTCTGCATCTTCATGTCCAATTTCACTAATGACCTTGGCTGAGGGAGTGCCACGAAGTGGTGTGTACATTGATACAAAGTGGCAGATGAATGGAAGCTATGATAATGTGATTGCTGAACTTTCTAAGGGCCACAAAACACTCAACAGTGTAGATGTGGAGAGCTGGATTGCCAAGATCCCTCCAAAAGAACTTCCACCATCTGCCCATGAGCAAAGCAGTTCTCTTCCCAATGAGACCAAAAAGAATAAGGAACCTTTGGAAATGGAGAAAACCTATACCAAGAGGAAAACAGTCACCATTGAAACCAAAGGTTTGGCCAGACCAAGAAGGTTGCCTTCTCAAAGAGCTCGTAGAGCACCTACAGAAGTAAATAGACATTTCATAGCTTCTCAAACCATGCCTGATGGCCAGAAGCCTTCTAATGTGCCTCCAGACCAAGCAGGCAACCTTCAGGGTTTTAAGCCCAAAAGATCTCTGAAGAAGCCAGAGAGAGTGCCCTCTATTTATAAATTAAAACTGCGCCCTAAAATGCGTCCGCGAAAGGATAACAGGCCTGAAAAGCAGCCATCTAGAATCCCCACCCCCGTGACATATAGACATCTGAAAAACACGGCGAACGCAAAAGGCCTTGAAAAAGGCGCAAGCAGTCGGACTTCAAGGCAACAGACTCTGACATCGCAGGGGCACAAAAATCAAAAGAAGGCGCTGAACACTGCAGCCAGTGTGGAGGACACCAAGTCTGAAGAAGGTATCACGCCCTCCAAGTCCAGAGTCTCACCACGTGCTAAGAGTTCGGGGAGGGAGAAAGCAGATGATGATGAGGAATCATGGGTCTGA